A genomic window from Microbacterium sp. ET2 includes:
- a CDS encoding DUF5677 domain-containing protein produces MRRVLSDLCDLWEKSADDERRFRAEVDLAQATSIHTHAHHAVRLGRAILALDEGRFGAEMVPLVRFLLECGVTAAWLLLTPGSGQTLIRDGADSRRKALVELAELGEEVNPGYDQALEALAHLEDASKAYQVKHRCESLIEGKRLYVLYRVLSAESHAGMGVADLYTVSMDDSPIGIAFDDAPRFSTRASTLGIAACMLLLAINADELARIKPRRTTQIAKLAKRLGVGTRIVRADGSELPPRT; encoded by the coding sequence GTGCGGCGCGTTCTCTCCGACCTCTGCGACCTGTGGGAGAAGTCGGCGGACGATGAGCGGCGCTTTCGAGCCGAGGTAGATCTCGCTCAAGCGACATCGATCCACACTCACGCGCACCACGCAGTGAGGTTGGGGCGCGCGATCCTGGCCCTCGACGAAGGGAGGTTCGGCGCCGAGATGGTCCCGCTCGTAAGGTTCCTCCTGGAGTGCGGGGTCACGGCGGCGTGGCTCCTTCTCACGCCCGGGTCGGGGCAAACGTTGATCCGTGACGGCGCCGACTCGCGCCGAAAGGCGTTGGTCGAGCTTGCCGAGCTGGGCGAGGAGGTGAATCCCGGCTACGACCAGGCGCTCGAAGCGCTAGCCCATCTCGAAGACGCATCGAAGGCGTATCAGGTCAAGCATCGGTGCGAATCGCTGATCGAAGGGAAGCGGCTGTATGTGCTCTACAGGGTGCTGTCGGCAGAGTCTCACGCCGGGATGGGCGTGGCGGACCTCTACACCGTCAGCATGGACGACAGCCCTATTGGAATCGCGTTCGACGACGCGCCCCGATTTAGCACGCGCGCGTCCACGCTCGGCATCGCCGCGTGCATGCTGTTGCTCGCGATCAACGCCGACGAACTCGCGCGGATCAAGCCGCGCCGCACCACCCAGATCGCCAAACTCGCAAAACGCCTTGGTGTCGGGACTCGCATTGTCCGCGCGGACGGAAGCGAACTTCCCCCGCGCACGTAA